The Coffea arabica cultivar ET-39 chromosome 8e, Coffea Arabica ET-39 HiFi, whole genome shotgun sequence genome window below encodes:
- the LOC113703074 gene encoding guard cell S-type anion channel SLAC1, with product MDTKSNNSPSFLETHFVDIHEILPEEEDEEAEGEEEIASNVENAENRFHRLVKAREGKRARRNFSRQVSLETGFSVLSKESKTKDQRELLRRSGTSFGDYGSTRHFVEGRKADFNIFRTKSALSRQNSALPQRESGVDHIQKNQDAPGEGLQHDGESVNESVPAGRYFAALRGPELDQVKDSEDILLPKDEKWPFLLRFPIGCFGICLGLSSQAILWRALSSSPSTKFLHVTPFINFVLWLLAVGVLVAISVTYALKCALYFEAVKREYFHPVRVNFFFAPWVVCMFLAIGAPPRIAPETLHPAIWCVFMAPILFLDLKIYGQWLSGGKRRLCKVANPSSHLSVVGNFVGAILAAKVGWKEAGKFLWSIGFAHYLVVFVTLYQRLPTSEALPKELHPVYSMFIATPAAASLAWGAVYGEFDGLARTCYFIALFLYSSLVVRINFFRGFRFSVAWWSYTFPMTTVSIASIKYSEAAPSAVSKGLALTLSFMSSALVSILFVSTLLHAFVWRTLFPNDLAIAIKKRRLAKEKKPMKKSCDIKRWTKQSPLSLVSTTRKHNSGNKGSDGEN from the exons ATTTCACAGGCTTGTTAAAGCTAGGGAAGGAAAGAGGGCTCGGAGAAATTTTAGCAGACAAGTTTCCCTGGAGACAGGCTTCTCGGTGCTGAGTAAAGAGTCTAAAACCAAAGATCAACGTGAATTACTTAGAAGAAGCGGAACAAGTTTTGGAGACTATGGCTCAACTCGTCACTTTGTTGAAGGAAGGAAAGCAGACTTCAACATCTTCAGAACTAAATCTGCTCTGAGTAGACAGAATTCAGCATTGCCCCAGAGAGAGAGTGGGGTTGATCATATTCAGAAAAATCAAGATGCTCCTGGAGAAGGGCTTCAACATGATGGTGAATCTGTTAACGAGAGTGTTCCCGCAGGAAGATACTTTGCTGCTCTTAGAGGGCCTGAATTAGACCAAGTCAAG GACTCGGAGGACATACTGTTACCCAAAGATGAGAAATGGCCATTCCTCCTTCGTTTCCCAATTGGTTGCTTTGGTATCTGTTTAGGCCTTAGCAGTCAGGCCATTCTTTGGCGTGCTCTCTCCAGCAGTCCATCTACCAAATTCCTTCATGTTACACCTTTCATCAATTTTGTGCTGTGGCTGTTGGCCGTAGGTGTCCTTGTTGCAATTTCTGTCACCTATGCACTCAAATGTGCATTGTATTTTGAAGCAGTCAAGAGAGAGTATTTTCATCCAGTAAGAGTCAATTTCTTTTTTGCACCTTGGGTTGTCTGCATGTTCTTAGCCATTGGAGCACCACCGAGAATAGCACCAGAAACTCTTCATCCAGCGATTTGGTGTGTCTTTATGGCCCCAATTCTGTTTCTTGATCTCAAAATTTATGGTCAATGGCTTTCGGGCGGAAAACGACGTCTCTGCAAGGTGGCAAATCCATCTTCCCATCTCTCAGTTGTTGGAAACTTTGTTGGAGCAATATTGGCTGCCAAAGTGGGATGGAAAGAAGCTGGCAAGTTCTTGTGGTCCATTGGGTTTGCTCATTATCTGGTGGTGTTTGTAACATTGTATCAGCGATTGCCAACAAGTGAAGCACTCCCTAAGGAGCTACACCCCGTCTATTCCATGTTTATAGCAACTCCAGCTGCAGCAAGCCTTGCTTGGGGAGCTGTCTATGGCGAATTTGATGGCTTGGCAAGGACCTGCTACTTCATTGCTTTATTTCTCTACTCATCACTGGTTGTCCGTATCAACTTCTTCAGGGGATTCAG GTTTTCTGTTGCATGGTGGTCTTATACCTTCCCGATGACAACAGTGTCAATAGCAAGCATCAAGTATTCAGAGGCAGCCCCTTCAGCAGTAAGCAAAGGCCTTGCCTTGACTCTTTCTTTTATGTCATCAGCATTGGTGTCAATATTGTTTGTCTCCACACTGCTCCATGCTTTTGTCTGGCGGACATTATTCCCAAATGACCTTGCCATTGCCATAAAAAAGAGAAGGCTTGCAAAGGAGAAAAAACCCATGAAAAAGAGTTGTGACATAAAGCGTTGGACAAAGCAGTCCCCTCTATCTCTTGTATCTACCACAAGAAAGCATAACTCAGGAAATAAGGGTTCTGATGGGGAGAACTAA